In Parus major isolate Abel chromosome 1, Parus_major1.1, whole genome shotgun sequence, the following proteins share a genomic window:
- the TSC22D1 gene encoding TSC22 domain family protein 1 isoform X3 has protein sequence MNAQCCRPVAMDLGVYQLRHFSISFLSSLLGTDNSSLRLDSSSSGASVVAIDNKIEQAMDLVKSHLMYAVREEVEVLKEQIKELIEKNSQLEQENTLLKTLASPEQLAQFQAQLQTGSPPSSSQSQGTTTQQPAQPASQGSGPSA, from the exons ATGAATGCCCAATGTTGTAGACCGGTGGCAATGGATCTAGGAGTTTATCAACTAAGACACTTCTCGATTTCGTTCTTATCGTCCTTGCTGGGCACCGACAACTCGTCTCTGAGGCTCGACAGTAG CTCCTCTGGTGCAAGCGTAGTAGCTATCGACAACAAAATCGAGCAAGCAATG gATCTGGTAAAGAGTCACTTGATGTACGCAGTAAGGGAGGAAGTGGAGGTCCTCAAAGAGCAAATCAAAGAGCTGATAGAGAAGAACTCGCAGCTGGAGCAAGAAAACACTCTGCTAAAAACACttgccagcccagagcagcttgCCCAGTTCCAAGCACAGCTGCAGACTGGTTCTCCGCCTTCCTCTTCCCAGTCACAAGGGACAACAACACAGCAGCCTGCTCAGCCGGCATCACAGGGCTCAGGGCCTTCAGCATAG
- the TSC22D1 gene encoding TSC22 domain family protein 1 isoform X4: protein MDLVKSHLMYAVREEVEVLKEQIKELIEKNSQLEQENTLLKTLASPEQLAQFQAQLQTGSPPSSSQSQGTTTQQPAQPASQGSGPSA, encoded by the exons ATG gATCTGGTAAAGAGTCACTTGATGTACGCAGTAAGGGAGGAAGTGGAGGTCCTCAAAGAGCAAATCAAAGAGCTGATAGAGAAGAACTCGCAGCTGGAGCAAGAAAACACTCTGCTAAAAACACttgccagcccagagcagcttgCCCAGTTCCAAGCACAGCTGCAGACTGGTTCTCCGCCTTCCTCTTCCCAGTCACAAGGGACAACAACACAGCAGCCTGCTCAGCCGGCATCACAGGGCTCAGGGCCTTCAGCATAG